The Halorubrum sp. BV1 genome contains the following window.
ACTCGTGTTGGTTTCCTCGTCGATGGTGATTCTACATTCGTGGTCAGCTCCGTGAATCAGGCTTTCCTCGTGGCTGACGACAATGACCTGTGGGACGTCCCAGCTCTTGATCGTATTGAGCATCTCCTCGAGCTGGCCGACATGGCCCTCGTCGAGGAAGGTGGTTGGTTCGTCGAGAATGAAGGGTGGGAGTTTCCCGCGGTCGCCGCCCTCAAGTTCGGCGATCAGACGGTAAATCCCGGCTCGGAGAGCGAGATTGACGATCGCTCTCTCGCCACCACTAGCGTTGCTGGGGTCCTCTAGGTCGCCGTCGTTGCGAAGTAGTTTCAAGTCGTATTGGAGGTCGCCCTTGTTTTCTACCTCGCGAATGATGACCTGCTGATAGCTGCTGTTTTTGTAGACTTCGTCGAAGATTTCGTTCGTGTACTCTCGCAGATACCCGAGATACTGCTCGCGAAGCTCTGACTTGGAACCCCGGTACGCAGCCAGCATCGTGTCGATCTCGCCGATGACCGCGTCTGCCCACTGGTACTGGCGTTCGTAGCGATCAATGTCTTCCTTCAGCTCGCGCAGACTCTCCAGGTCCTTCTCCAACGATATGCGCTCGTCGCGAAGGTCCTGAATTTCCGATTCGTAGTCTTCGACGTCCTCTTCCAACTCCTCGATGCGTTCCTCGAGTTTGTCGCGGTCGTCTTGCAGACTTTCGACATCGGTGTCGCCCAGTTCTTCCTCGAGGTCCTCTCTCTCACCTTCCAGGGTGCTAATACGTTGGTTTAGGTCCTGTATTTGCTCGTCACAGTTGCCGACAGTTAGCTCGTGGCGATCGATGGCGTTCTGGAGGTCGTCGATCTCGTCGTACTTGTCTTGGGCGTCACCGACGTGTGACTGGATTTCCTCAATCTCGTCGACGCGTTCTTCGGCCTCCTCAAGTGCCGCCTCTTTTTCCGCAACTGTCTCCTCTTGTGCTTCAATCTCTGACTCTAGTTCGTTAATCGTCTCTTCGGCGTCCTCGATTTGTTCTTCGAGATCACCGATGTCCTCCTCTAAGTCTTCAACCCCGTCTTGGAGCGTTTCGACCGTATCTCGTTGCTCTCCGACGTCGTCGAATGTATCGAGAACCGCCTCGCCAGCGTCAACCTCTGCTTCGAGTTCTTCGACCTGTTCACTCCGCTCAGACTCTTTTTCCTCAAGCGACTCGATCTTATCTTCCAACTCAGAAATCTGGCCCTCCAGTTCGCTGATGTTGGACTCTAACTCGTCGACACGCTCCTCAGCGTCGTCTACCTCGCCCTGTTTGTCGTCCCGGGCGCTTCGCTTCTCCTCGAGTACCTCGTCGCGATAGTTGATTGCGTCACGAACCTCGGCGAGGAGGCCGTCGAGGGCCGTGCGTTCGTCCTCGAGGTCGGATTTTCGGTCGCGCTTCTCGTTGAGTTCCTCCCGAACTTGAGCCAGTTCGTTCTCGTAGTCTCCGATTTCGTCTTCGACGTGGGATTCGTCGACGTCCTGGCCACATTTGGGGCACTTATCCTCGTCACTGAGATTCTGGACTTCCTCAATGTCTTCTTGGAGCTGGTCTTCCCGCGTTTCCAACCCGGCGATCGATTCACTAACCGATTCGATCTCGGACGTCAGTTCATCCTGTCTGCCAGGAATACGTTCGTCCCGAACCTCGGCCAGACTATCCGCGGAAATCTCCAGCCTGAGAGAGTCCCCCTCCTGCTGGAGCGCCTCAACCCGACTGTTGAACTCTTCTTTTGCCGCCTCAACCTCGGACTCTAACTCCTTTAACGCCTGCTCGCGCGAATACAGTTCATCATGTGCCGTTTCGAGGTCAGCCTCAGCGTCCTGAAGGTCCCCCTCTTTGTCCCCCAGTTCGTCTCGCTTTTGTTCGAGCTCTGTCCGAACTCTGGTGAGGTCTTTGTCGGCTTCCTCGCGCTCGTCATCGAGTTCGTCGACGCGTGCTTGAACTTCCTCGCGAACGCTATCGTCGACCTCGTCGATCGATGTTTCCGGGAGGAAGTCTGCTGTCTTTTCGTCACGTCGATTAACGCGGCGCTGCAACTCGTCTTCCTCGTCAGACAGCTCTTCCTGCCTTTCCTCGAGCGTGGCTTCCTCTTCAGCGAGTTCGCTTTCAAGCGACTCTAACTCGCCTTCTTCATCACTGAGGTCGCCCTCGAGGTCTTGGAGATTGCCACGAGCCGTCTCTAATTCACCGTCCCGCTTGGTGCGTTCTTGTTGCGCGTCAGTATACTCCTCTTGGACGGAATCGACAGCCTCCTCGGCGGCAGCCGCTGTACCCAAGTCGTACTCGACGGCTTCGTCCAACTCGGTGATCTCCTCTTCCAGTTCCTCGATCTCGGCGCGGTTGGCCTCGATGGCGTCTTGAGCATCTTGTTTCTCCTGCCGTTTCTCGGCCCGGGAACTCTCAGCGTCCTCGATCTGGGACTCCTTCTCTTCTACCTTCTCCAGTGTCTCCTCGTAGGACTCGATCTTCGCTTCAAGATCGCCACGTCGGTCATCCAGCTTGTCGATGAACTCCTCTACCTCTTCTTTCTCTCCCTCCGTTTCCTGAATTTCGTCAGTAAGGTCGCTAACATCGGCCTCGAACTGGGACTCGTCGCGATTGTACTTTTTCTCGAGTTGCTGTTCAGCCTTTTCGCGATAGTTCTCGTTATCGCGTCGAATGCGCTTCGCCCCGCGTTTTGCCCCCTCCATCTTCGTGATGTACTCGTCGATTACATCGAGGTTGAGGAGGCTATCAATCAGTTCAGTCCGGGTGTCGGCATCGATGAGTCGGTTGATCTCTCCTTGGCGGACGTAGACGCTCGCCGAGAAGTCGTCCTTGTCCATCCCGAGGATCTTCTGAATCTCATCTTTGACGTTGCGGACCTGACTCACTGGCTCGGAAAGCGCAGGGGACGTAAGCGTCGCGGACGGGCCTGTGCTCGTCGTGTAGAATGTCCATTCGACCGTGTAGTCTACCCCGTCAATCTCGAACACCAGTTCGATGTGGGCTTTGTCCTCTCCACGGCGAACCAAGTCGTCAAGGTTGAAACTCTGGTTGCCCGCGCTGGTAATGTCAGACAGAAACAGTCCGCCGAAGATTCCCATCAGGAGTGACGTCTTCCCAGCACCGTTTTCTCCGTGAACGAGAATCGTTCCTTCCGGGAATTCGACCGTCTGATTCTCGTAGCTGCGGATGTTCTGGAGGGTCAACTCTTTGATTCTCATTCTGCCACCTCCTCAGCAGCGTCGGTCTCATCATCGCTGAACGCACCATCCTGGGCCTGTTTGACGTCTTCCTCGATTTCGTCAGCAACGCCGTCCCTGTTGTTCGGCAGGCCCTCGTCGCCGCGAACCCGTTCGTCGATTGAGAGCGCCGTATCGCTCAAACCCTCGTTGGCGATTTGTTCGTCGATGATTTCGTCTGGATTCTGAATGTCGCCTTCGGGACCGTCACCTAGGTTGAGTTCCTGCCGGCCGCGGTCGTCTTTGATTTTGGCGACTGCGGCACCACGATCCATCACGGCGCTATAGACATCGCTCGATGTCAGGGCGGTGCGTTCGCCTCGAAGGGTCACGTGTGCGACTTTGTCTTTGAGGACGTACTGATCGAGAACATCGTTGAGACGACTGTGTGCGTCGCCCTCGCTGAACTCGATTGAGATCGGGGCGAACTCGCGCGTGTCCAGCTCGCGCTTCCGTCGTCGAACCGAGCCGTCTTCGATCTCGAGCAGACTCACGCTCCGCGGTTCTTCTTCGGTGAGGCTACAGCGCTCGGTCGAGCCAGCGTACCAGACCGGAACGTCATCGACGACATCCTCCTCTGGTTTGTGGTAGTCGCCGAGGGCAAGTGCATCCAAGTCGATCCCGACGCGATCGACCACTTCCTCGGTAGAGTGATCGGCCATGAAGTCTTCTGACCCGGGAATCGGCGGTGCGAGCAGTTGGTGCATACAGAGGAGCGTGAACGCGTCCGGGTCCTCGGGCGGTTCGAGGGTGAAGTCCTTCGAGTGCCAGGACGGTTTGGTGACAGAGTCGATACCGTAGACAGCGACGTCGCCGCCAACTATCGTCGGGGCCCGAGACAGCCGCTCGGCAGTCCCTGTTTCCCGAATGAGGTCGAGCCACTGTTCGTCCATCTTGCGGTCGTGGTTCCCCACGATTCCATAGAACGGAATGCCTGCCTCGTCGAGTTTCCGTAGTGTCTGAATACAGCGGGTGACTTCGGGCAGTGAAGGTGTTCGGCTATCGAATAAATCGCCGGTGTGAATGACCGCATCCACGTTTTCATCCACAGCGATGTCGATTGCCTGGTCGAATGCCTCAGCCATGTCGTCTTTCCGTAGGTCACTTCCGTACTGACGGTTCCCGAGATGTGTGTCGCTGACATGGAGGAGCGTCGTCATTGATATTGTACTCTCCCCAGAGACATTCGTGCGTGATAAGGATTCGCGAACCAAGGTGGAAGTAAAGTTAGAGAACGAATTTTTTGAACTCTGATTATATAATAGGCAACACCAATCGATTAATTGAAAATTTGCTCAAGAAATGTTTCTATATCATTGTTCTCGTAACTATCTAAAGACTGGAATCGACATCGTAGTTCACTGAGATTGTACTCTGACGGATTAAATTTGAGTGCAGCATCGCGTTTGTTCCCCCCACTATAAGGATAATAGTCCTCCAATTCGCCGCTTAGTAGGAGAATATTTTCTTCTAGTAGCTTTTCAACCACTGTTACACGTTCATTCTCTACCGATTCCGATGCCCATAGTCGATTAGGGGGTGACGAGATTTCCCCCTTAGCTAGAACTTTCGTAAGTAATTCCGCATCATCTTCATTCGTCTCTCTTCCGTCTTCAATTCGCTCTTTTAGCTCCTCGATCTCGCTAAAGGCATCCTCCCATGGCATCGTCCTGAATTTGATATTAAGATCATTCCCCGAATACCGGGGTCCAGAGAAAGTTTGCATAACTGCGTCTTCTAACTCTTGCAGTTTTTCTATCGCTTCTTCAGAGGAGATTACTGTTTGGCACTGGCCTTTGGCCGCGTCAATATCAAATATGACATGTGTTTCTATTCCTAAATCATCAAGAAAGCGTTTGAAACGACATACGTCCCCCTTTCCACCAGCATTGATAACCGGGATACCATGGCGAGCAAAATTCCAGTCTGAATTAAGTTGGGACGCCATCTTTTGAAAAACGATTTTGTCAGAGAGGCCTTCAACAAGAACGACTTTTTCTGCAAAGATGTATGATGAGATACTCTCGAGATCGGTTAATCGGGATTGGTTAGCGTCACTTTGCTTTTGGAGAATACTATGAAATTGGGTAACAGTCGTACCGGTTTCTTCTCCCTTACGTACTATATTGATGGTATCTAGAATGTCCCCCTGAATCATAACTGGAGAATGTGTTGAAAGAATCACTTGAGCATCGGTACTGGTTAACTCGCTTAACGTGTTCAGTAGTGTCTTCTGAAGGGAGGGGTGGAGGAACAACTCAGCCTCTTCGTATAGAATCAACAGAGGCCTAGGATTTTCCACAGGTTCACCATCCTCTGTTAAAGTAAAACGTCCAGACCGAATATCCATAAGGGTGCGTAAGAGACTGAAAATAACAGTTCGTTTCACTCCCTCTCCAACATTCTCTTTTGACAGGTCCTCAATGTAGTCTTCCTCTATCCGTATATCGGCTTCTTTGAAGAGATATTTAGTCGAAAACTCAGGAAGATCAATTTGTACTGACTGTTCCTCAAACGCGCTGCTAAGGTATCCACTTATTCGTTCTTCAACTCTCCTGATACTTTCGTGATCCCGTGGATGGAAGTCACCGACTTCCTCTTGGAATTGTTTATCGAGTTCCTCTTGAATTTCATCTTGGATATGATTAATGAGATTTCCAAATTCTCCACCTCGTTGTGTTGCTGATTCAACTTCACGAATAGCTGGAATGGAAATGACCTGTGGAAGAAAATTATTAAGGATAATTTTCTTTGTACCTTTCTTGAAATCTGTTGGTTGAAGTTCGAAATTAATACTATCTGGTCGTGATTGGATGAATTCTTCCAGTTTTGTTTCCCAGATCCCCTTCTGACGGTGTTTTGAGTCTATTAGATCAGCAACTTCAGGGAATTCTTCCTTCATATCGCGCTCATAATCATCCTTTGAATAGCTCTTATCACCGTCTTTCTGATCATCCCAGCGGGAATCCCGGTATTGCTCAAGATGTTCGATCGACAGTCGATCGTCTTCTGGTCGAAAATCAAGGAGTCTTGAAACGGGGGACCGACTTTTCGCATTAA
Protein-coding sequences here:
- a CDS encoding AAA family ATPase; protein product: MRIKELTLQNIRSYENQTVEFPEGTILVHGENGAGKTSLLMGIFGGLFLSDITSAGNQSFNLDDLVRRGEDKAHIELVFEIDGVDYTVEWTFYTTSTGPSATLTSPALSEPVSQVRNVKDEIQKILGMDKDDFSASVYVRQGEINRLIDADTRTELIDSLLNLDVIDEYITKMEGAKRGAKRIRRDNENYREKAEQQLEKKYNRDESQFEADVSDLTDEIQETEGEKEEVEEFIDKLDDRRGDLEAKIESYEETLEKVEEKESQIEDAESSRAEKRQEKQDAQDAIEANRAEIEELEEEITELDEAVEYDLGTAAAAEEAVDSVQEEYTDAQQERTKRDGELETARGNLQDLEGDLSDEEGELESLESELAEEEATLEERQEELSDEEDELQRRVNRRDEKTADFLPETSIDEVDDSVREEVQARVDELDDEREEADKDLTRVRTELEQKRDELGDKEGDLQDAEADLETAHDELYSREQALKELESEVEAAKEEFNSRVEALQQEGDSLRLEISADSLAEVRDERIPGRQDELTSEIESVSESIAGLETREDQLQEDIEEVQNLSDEDKCPKCGQDVDESHVEDEIGDYENELAQVREELNEKRDRKSDLEDERTALDGLLAEVRDAINYRDEVLEEKRSARDDKQGEVDDAEERVDELESNISELEGQISELEDKIESLEEKESERSEQVEELEAEVDAGEAVLDTFDDVGEQRDTVETLQDGVEDLEEDIGDLEEQIEDAEETINELESEIEAQEETVAEKEAALEEAEERVDEIEEIQSHVGDAQDKYDEIDDLQNAIDRHELTVGNCDEQIQDLNQRISTLEGEREDLEEELGDTDVESLQDDRDKLEERIEELEEDVEDYESEIQDLRDERISLEKDLESLRELKEDIDRYERQYQWADAVIGEIDTMLAAYRGSKSELREQYLGYLREYTNEIFDEVYKNSSYQQVIIREVENKGDLQYDLKLLRNDGDLEDPSNASGGERAIVNLALRAGIYRLIAELEGGDRGKLPPFILDEPTTFLDEGHVGQLEEMLNTIKSWDVPQVIVVSHEESLIHGADHECRITIDEETNTSQVEMRAAGGNETAIGDD
- a CDS encoding DNA repair exonuclease, which gives rise to MTTLLHVSDTHLGNRQYGSDLRKDDMAEAFDQAIDIAVDENVDAVIHTGDLFDSRTPSLPEVTRCIQTLRKLDEAGIPFYGIVGNHDRKMDEQWLDLIRETGTAERLSRAPTIVGGDVAVYGIDSVTKPSWHSKDFTLEPPEDPDAFTLLCMHQLLAPPIPGSEDFMADHSTEEVVDRVGIDLDALALGDYHKPEEDVVDDVPVWYAGSTERCSLTEEEPRSVSLLEIEDGSVRRRKRELDTREFAPISIEFSEGDAHSRLNDVLDQYVLKDKVAHVTLRGERTALTSSDVYSAVMDRGAAVAKIKDDRGRQELNLGDGPEGDIQNPDEIIDEQIANEGLSDTALSIDERVRGDEGLPNNRDGVADEIEEDVKQAQDGAFSDDETDAAEEVAE
- a CDS encoding AAA family ATPase, encoding MRLIDLEVDHYRSIKGQSGNESIEFAGLDCLVGKNNAGKTNILSAVKFLLGEREKNLDDELFWQKKTEMPVEIHGFFEVREEDLNQIDDPEKRDRIEASFLDPGLLRGAGFERLSDDYEEILAICRKVNAKSRSPVSRLLDFRPEDDRLSIEHLEQYRDSRWDDQKDGDKSYSKDDYERDMKEEFPEVADLIDSKHRQKGIWETKLEEFIQSRPDSINFELQPTDFKKGTKKIILNNFLPQVISIPAIREVESATQRGGEFGNLINHIQDEIQEELDKQFQEEVGDFHPRDHESIRRVEERISGYLSSAFEEQSVQIDLPEFSTKYLFKEADIRIEEDYIEDLSKENVGEGVKRTVIFSLLRTLMDIRSGRFTLTEDGEPVENPRPLLILYEEAELFLHPSLQKTLLNTLSELTSTDAQVILSTHSPVMIQGDILDTINIVRKGEETGTTVTQFHSILQKQSDANQSRLTDLESISSYIFAEKVVLVEGLSDKIVFQKMASQLNSDWNFARHGIPVINAGGKGDVCRFKRFLDDLGIETHVIFDIDAAKGQCQTVISSEEAIEKLQELEDAVMQTFSGPRYSGNDLNIKFRTMPWEDAFSEIEELKERIEDGRETNEDDAELLTKVLAKGEISSPPNRLWASESVENERVTVVEKLLEENILLLSGELEDYYPYSGGNKRDAALKFNPSEYNLSELRCRFQSLDSYENNDIETFLEQIFN